From one Odontesthes bonariensis isolate fOdoBon6 chromosome 14, fOdoBon6.hap1, whole genome shotgun sequence genomic stretch:
- the emilin2a gene encoding EMILIN-2, with the protein MYLLRHLLNLNYRHGKMDWWWTTFTLILYVQLTHGSPSSYDLFQGSAYAGAVHRHRNGNWCAYVVQRNVSCVVQGSAESFQEPVVAPCPSYQPDCQQHVTYQTRFRPTYKIGYKRLTELEWKCCPRYQGLDCRDLKPSPDRQIVQGAQPYHPPNPGYSTRHTQRAERRETAHHETRHGVTDKVRLLEGEVHRLSQTVLDLQSTLTGLTSNLRTDLKDDTKEMLVTLLNNMRPQVSSNGAGTEESPAVLDGHQATRGGIAGDKTLEKIVSRLDDVDIAMKSKDEALEDLRGITTSHEGQIRVLMDASQSQTPAIAEFDVIQTYIDGKFDNLKKELDQNIAEQMAKLQGSCNDKIEAVQKNCEVGHDQVFVRLNKQVETKEADLRKEIRALRLDMAAADGPVQTQRQTDPQEKDYSDHKDLWREIDRIAEAHRILNVRIDNELAHLSAPQDFGDVNLLIEELEARINITEQNAETHCFYIEEKLTRTIADEVATLRQLLDERLNRVEDQFTNTLVEMSNNSFPGMFGDSMDAIQAEVNNNKFLIQGLDDKVNAIGELCSAGCSSSGITVGEGRPVLAPNDLGNILKDLSRYRNDLDVLHTDVSSNTGKVRQLEDLVQNQSVGNERHEKTMEDFQRGLTNLEDNVLGLAGAVTGLSDSLSKYNQDMDRINATCCHTVQSGTGSPPQINRASADVTSRQVDELKNRLDALSKQVSSELNHCRQNTQGVSDEISAVDGRVTRLERVCGRLDGISTNIKELKDGLERHVGGLQDCVNRMNVTYGNHGADIITLQNSLQKLQVQLSTMAKHVLKDVASKEPGMTLRPERPASLPDTTQTRTRIKQYPIPVIIPPSSPRQPYSPSQPAQPNMHIIKIISPNQPSSPRQPGLPAPPLIPVRPVVETGEAGPPGYMRRVTVRRGSEHSSNKPMEGFAGAPGYPPLQPASFRPQSASRRVAAEVPWNPMYQAPAVSPVSVDSSAFADPFSFSAGLTQQPPFSRDFGIIRFNRVLVNDGGHYSHHTGIFTVPQDGRYLISGLLTARQGDRIEAVLSVSNRSVHRLQSSAAGQHGGSAGTFCGCGGTVSFSLILPLREGDRVGLVRTGGQLATTEAREILSTYSAIFLYASQTER; encoded by the exons ATGTATTTGTTGAGGCATTTGTTAAATTTAAATTACAGGCATGGGAAGATGGACTGGTGGTGGACGACTTTCACACTAATTTTATACGTGCAGCTCACTCACGGGTCCCCCTCTTCGTATGACTTATTCCAGGGTTCTGCATATGCAGGCGCGGTCCACAGACACAGAAATGG GAACTGGTGTGCCTATGTGGTGCAGAGGAACGTGAGTTGTGTGGTGCAGGGGAGTGCGGAGAGTTTCCAGGAGCCTGTGGTGGCCCCCTGCCCGTCTTACCAGCCTGACTGCCAGCAACATGTGAC ATATCAAACACGTTTTCGACCCACATACAAGATTGGCTACAAGAGACTCACAGAGTTAGAGTGGAAATGCTGTCCCCGTTACCAAGGCCTGGACTGTAGAGATTTAAAACCTTCCCCTGATCGACAAATAGTGCAGGGAGCACAGCCTTACCACCCACCAAATCCTGGATACTCaaccagacacacacaga GAGCAGAGCGGAGAGAGACCGCGCACCATGAGACACGGCATGGTGTCACAGACAAGGTTCGCCTTTTGGAGGGTGAAGTTCATCGTCTATCTCAGACAGTCTTGGATCTCCAGTCCACTTTGACAGGGTTAACTTCCAACCTCCGAACAGACCTAAAGGATGACACAAAGGAGATGCTGGTGACACTTCTAAACAACATGCGCCCGCAAGTTAGTAGCAATGGTGCAGGCACAGAGGAGAGCCCAGCAGTGCTAGACGGTCATCAAGCTACTAGAGGTGGAATTGCTGGAGACAAAACTCTAGAAAAAATAGTATCTCGTTTAGATGATGTCGATATCGCAATGAAAAGTAAAGATGAAGCTTTGGAAGATCTAAGAGGAATCACAACAAGTCATGAAGGGCAGATCCGTGTCCTAATGGATGCCTCTCAGTCTCAGACTCCAGCCATTGCTGAGTTTGATGTTATACAGACCTACATTGATGGAAAATTTGACAATCTGAAGAAAGAGCTAGACCAGAATATTGCAGAACAGATGGCCAAACTACAGGGTTCATGCAATGACAAGATTGAAGCGGTGCAGAAGAATTGTGAAGTTGGCCATGACCAAGTTTTTGTCAGGTTGAACAAGCAGGTGGAAACCAAGGAGGCTGATCTACGAAAAGAGATCCGAGCACTTCGTCTGGATATGGCTGCTGCAGATGGGCCTGTGCAAACTCAAAGGCAGACAGATCCACAAGAGAAGGACTACAGTGACCATAAGGACTTGTGGCGTGAGATTGATCGTATTGCAGAGGCTCACCGAATCCTAAATGTCCGCATTGACAATGAACTGGCTCATTTGTCTGCACCCCAGGACTTCGGTGATGTTAACCTATTGATTGAAGAGCTCGAGGCTCGTATAAACATTacagaacaaaatgcagagACTCATTGTTTTTATATTGAAGAGAAATTAACCCGAACAATTGCAGACGAAGTGGCAACGCTTCGGCAACTTCTGGACGAGCGTTTGAACAGAGTGGAGGACCAGTTTACGAACACGTTGGTGGAAATGAGCAACAACTCCTTCCCAGGGATGTTTGGTGACTCCATGGATGCCATCCAGGCAGAAGTAAATAACAATAAGTTTCTCATCCAGGGTTTGGATGATAAGGTTAATGCTATCGGGGAGTTATGCTCTGCGGGATGTTCAAGCTCAGGAATTACTGTAGGCGAGGGAAGACCCGTACTTGCACCTAATGATCTAGGGAACATTTTGAAAGATCTGAGTCGGTATAGAAATGACTTAGACGTTCTTCACACAGATGTAAGTTCCAACACAGGCAAGGTCAGACAACTGGAGGACTTAGTTCAAAATCAGTCAGTTGGAAATGAGAGGCACGAGAAGACGATGGAGGACTTCCAGAGAGGGCTGACTAATCTGGAAGATAATGTGCTTGGTCTAGCTGGTGCTGTCACTGGGTTAAGTGACTCCTTGAGCAAATACAACCAGGATATGGACAGAATAAACGCAACATGCTGCCATactgtgcaaagtggcactggaAGTCCACCACAGATAAACCGGGCCTCAGCTGATGTCACCAGCCGTCAAGTGGATGAGCTGAAGAACAGGCTTGATGCGCTGAGTAAACAGGTGTCATCTGAACTGAATCATTGTAGACAAAACACACAGGGTGTTTCTGATGAAATCTCAGCTGTGGATGGACGTGTAACCAGACTTGAAAGGGTGTGTGGAAGGTTGGACGGGATTTCCACCAACATCAAGGAGTTGAAAGACGGGCTTGAGAGACACGTTGGCGGCCTACAGGACTGCGTCAACAGGATGAATGTCACCTATGGAAATCATGGCGCAGACATCATCACCCTGCAGAATTCCTTGCAAAAGCTTCAGGTGCAGCTGTCCACGATGGCCAAACATGTTTTAAAAGATGTTGCTTCCAAAGAACCAG GAATGACCTTAAGACCAGAGAGGCCTGCTTCCTTACCCGATACAACTCAGACCAGAACAAGAATCAAACAATACCCCATCCCTGTCATCATTCCTCCGTCCAGCCCCAGGCAGCCGTACAGTCCCAGCCAGCCAGCACAACCTAACATGCACATAATCAAGATCATTTCACCAAACCAGCCCTCAAGCCCCCGACAACCAGGCCTCCCGGCCCCACCCCTGATTCCCGTAAGGCCTGTGGTGGAGACGGGAGAGGCAGGACCTCCAGGATACATGCGCAGGGTCACTGTGCGCAGAGGATCCGAGCACTCATCTAACAAACCTATGGAAGGGTTTGCTGGAGCCCCAG GATATCCACCTCTGCAGCCCGCATCGTTCAGACCTCAATCAGCCAGCAGAAGAG TGGCAGCAGAGGTACCATGGAACCCGATGTATCAAGCTCCGGCTGTCTCACCAG TTTCAGTCGACAGCAGCGCTTTTGCAGATCCCTTCTCCTTCTCCGCTGGCCTCACGCAGCAGCCGCCATTCTCAAGAGATTTTGGGATCATTCGATTTAACAGGGTGCTTGTTAACGACGGCGGACACTATAGTCACCACACAG